GCAACTTGGTGGCGAGCATTTCCTCGCGCGAAAAGGTCGGCACCATCGTGTGGCCCACGAACCATGGATTATCGACGGCAAAAGGCAGGTCCAAGGGTGAATCAAACGCCTCGATCTCGCTGATATTGGTTTCCACCTTGAGCCGGATCGGCACGCCGCTGCCGTCCTCTGCTTCGACCCGAAAGCGCAGCTTCGGCGCGACGATGCTGGGGTCGTACTGCGCTTGACCGAGCCACGGTTGCAGGGCCGCGCGCAGCGCGTCTAGAACCGGCCCGATCGGACCAGCCGTTGTGCGCACGAGATCGATGTCTTCCGAGTACCGCAAGGGCGTTGGAAAATGCAGCTTGTTGAGCGCGGTGCCACCGCGAAAGCGCACCGCCGTCCGCAGGAACGGGTCCTCGAAAAGGGCGACGATCGCCCGGCTAATGATCAAATCCTGCTCGACCTGGCGCGGGTCAGCCCAGGGGACAACGGTGCCCCAGGCGACGATATTCTGCGCCGGGATCATTCATCCACCTCGGGCATGCGGCGCACAATCACCTGCCAGCGCGGATCGCGTTCCTGCTCCGGGGGTGTGAAGTCGTGATCGCGTATCTCCGTGCGGTCCAGCTCCGTCCAGGAAAGCGGACAGCGAGCCGCGAGCGCCGTGTGCATGGGCGCGGCGCGCATGCCATGACCCAGCCTGTCTAGAAGATATCCGAGCCGCTGGACGACGGGACGCTCGGCGGCGGTCGAGAGCGCGGCCAGCTGCTCGCCGTCGATCTTCTCCCCAAGATCGGTGAGGACAGTGGCAATGTTATCAAGGCCGCCAGCAGCACGCGGATAACGCAGCAGATCGAGCGCCGTCAGAGCGGGCCCGGACAGCCTCATTGTACCGGTGTCAGTCTTCCTCTCCTCGATGCCGCCCGCGACCGCCGCCATGTCCTTGCGGTAGTAGAAGACGACAAGGTTGCGTCCGGCGCGGATTTTCGGCAAGCGCTTGCCGCTGACAACCTGAAACTCCATGACCGCCTGATGGGTCGCCCCGTGCAACTCAGCCGCCTTGAGCAGGCCGACATAGTAAGCTTGGCCCTCATGGCGCATCAGGGCATCGATGTACCAGTTCGGCGGCGGCGAGCCCCATGAGGCGAACTGCGGGGGGACGATGACGTAGAAATCTTGGCGGGGATTGAGAAGGTGATGCCGACGCTGCAGACGCTCGGCAGCGTCAAGCAGCGCCCCGCGTCCCACGCCCAAGGCCGCCTCGGCTTCGCCGCCGCTGAAGATCACCCGTCCTGCGGAAAGCAGGCTGGACATATAGCTGGATAAGGCGGAACGCCGATCATGAATCATGTTCTATTATTCTCTCTAGATGCGGACTTTTCAACATGATTAATTCCGAGTGTGAAAAATTGTTTCCGTAAATCCGCGTTAGGTGCGGATATTTCATAATGAATATGTCGCCTCTCTTGCGATAAGCTCGCACTGATGTCGCCGTCGGCAGCGACCCAGGCCACTTCCTTCTTCCAAGGCAATTGGATGATGGAGGATGCATCCGGAACCGCAAAGAGATCGGGATTCGCGGGCGTCAGATCGAGCTGGGTCGCGAAACCCGCGAAACTGGTGCGCCTGTTCGGCAGCTGAGCGGCGCGGTCAGGTTTCCGGAAAGAGCTTCGGGAACAACGTATCGAGCGCGTCGGCGGGAAAGCGCAGCGATACGGGCCCCTTGGGGGTGTCCGAAGCCAGCAGGCCGAGCGCGATCACCTCGTTGAACACCCTCCTTGCCGTTCGCTCCGGCAGGCCGGTGATGCGCGCGATCTCGCCGCGCTCGAATTCGCCGCGCATCAACGCTTCTTCCAGAAGACGGCCCGCCTCCGGCTTCAGCTCGCTTTGCGCGGCGTAGCCGCGCAGCCGCTTGGCCAGCGTGCCGAGATCGAACAGGCCGGACATGAACGTCACCTGGTCGAGGCAGACGCGCAGGAACCACAGCGTAAAGTCGTCCAACGCGCGCAGCGAGAGGGTGCCGCGCCCGTCGCGGTCGCCCTGACGCGGCATGTCGGCATGGTCCATCATGCTCTTGTAGTCCGTGCGGCTTTTCAGGCCACGCGCCAGGCCGCGCGAAATCGACCACAGGCCATGCGCGGCGATGCCGGCTTCATGCGCCATGGCATGGCTCATCAGGCGACTGACGCGGCCGTTGCCGTCCGGGAACGGGTGGATGAAGTTGAAGCGGTGATGCGCCGCGGGGATGGCGAGAACGCGGCCTGCTTTGCCGAGCTTCGCAATGCGGTAGCGCGTCTCGAAATACTGCATGAACGCATCCACGCGCGTGCTGGAGGGTGGCTCGTGCCGGCCAACCGCGACGTCGTGCTCGGGCTGCGAACGCCATTCCCCCGGCACCATCAGGAATTCGCGACCGGCGCCTTTGATGCGCAGCATCGGCTCCTCGGCATCGCGGTAAAACTCCGCATGCAGCCACCGGAGGAAATCGCAGGACGCGGGCTCAGGCAGCGTGCCGCCTGCGGCCAGCCGGTCGATCTCCGCTTGCAGCCGGACATGCGCCGCGGCTTCGAGCTGGAGGTTGCGCCGGTCCTCGTCCTGGTCAAACTGCCCCGCCAGCGCGCGCTCGATATCGCGCGGGCGTGTGTCGTGGCCTTCGATCAGGTTGCTATAATAGGTGTTCATGATATGCACGAGGTCGGCAAGGTTGGCGGCCGTGCGCGGGTGAAGGCGGCTGCCCAGCGTGGCCGATGCCGCGACAAGCTCCGCCAGCACGTCGGAGAGGATCTCGGACGTTTCTTCAAGCCGGGCGGGCTCGATGCGTTGTACGGTTTCTTCCATCGCGTGGCCGATCTATGTCTTTGCTAACTGCATAATCATAAACGCATATTGTTAATTTGCGAGAGAAATTGGCCGATGTTTTGGCCGATCTGCGCTTGGTCATGCTCCACTATGGATTCCGGCCGAAGAGGTGAGGCTGCAAGCCCTTGTGAGGGCAGCACAATCTAGCCCGCTTGATGCATAGCGACCGGTTTTCGGCTGGCTGATCCGGCGATCTGGTCGTCCTGGTGGTGCGTTTTCACAACGTTGATCGGGCGCCGGCGGTGATCCGTCGTGAAGGAATGTGGGGTTTGCGGGTTGATGGGGACGGGTTCGTTTCGGGACGTCTGCGCCCCATCATTTATGTCACGTGTCGCTTGGCAGTTAAATGCAAAAATGCGGCGGTTTTGTCCAGAGTGGGCATTTAACTATGAGAATCTCCGCGATCAGATCCTCAAATTAGCTGCATCTGCGGAGTGACTCTCAAGCTGCTAGATCGAGCTATCATGCTCTCGGCGGCGTCAGTGAATCGGACTTTGTTGTCGCCCATCATGTGCCGACGCAGCATCCGGAGCATCTCTGGTCCGGCACGCTCGGCGATAGCAACGCCTGCAAGCAGAGCTGGCCGCATGTAGAGTGGCAGGATCGGTTTTGCAGGGGTCGGGAGGTTCTCGTGTTCTGCGGCAACGACATCGTCGAGATCGGGAATGATGGCGCCGAGCACCCTGTAGCGCCAAAGCTCATGCTCACGCGGCAGAGGCCAGATCACTCTCCGCATCAGGAGAAGCCGTGCGATTTCGGTTGGCGATGTCCAGGTTCGGATGCCG
This region of Mesorhizobium sp. NBSH29 genomic DNA includes:
- a CDS encoding Fic family protein; amino-acid sequence: MEETVQRIEPARLEETSEILSDVLAELVAASATLGSRLHPRTAANLADLVHIMNTYYSNLIEGHDTRPRDIERALAGQFDQDEDRRNLQLEAAAHVRLQAEIDRLAAGGTLPEPASCDFLRWLHAEFYRDAEEPMLRIKGAGREFLMVPGEWRSQPEHDVAVGRHEPPSSTRVDAFMQYFETRYRIAKLGKAGRVLAIPAAHHRFNFIHPFPDGNGRVSRLMSHAMAHEAGIAAHGLWSISRGLARGLKSRTDYKSMMDHADMPRQGDRDGRGTLSLRALDDFTLWFLRVCLDQVTFMSGLFDLGTLAKRLRGYAAQSELKPEAGRLLEEALMRGEFERGEIARITGLPERTARRVFNEVIALGLLASDTPKGPVSLRFPADALDTLFPKLFPET
- a CDS encoding nucleotidyl transferase AbiEii/AbiGii toxin family protein → MIPAQNIVAWGTVVPWADPRQVEQDLIISRAIVALFEDPFLRTAVRFRGGTALNKLHFPTPLRYSEDIDLVRTTAGPIGPVLDALRAALQPWLGQAQYDPSIVAPKLRFRVEAEDGSGVPIRLKVETNISEIEAFDSPLDLPFAVDNPWFVGHTMVPTFSREEMLATKLRALLQRDKGRDLYDLAHALQTFDGSTPRKSSTCLGVMSGCRAMRSRGRSGRSVLAKLARPRFLTDMKPLLPAAQAELISDESTLLAFRRVFETFIEQLPGDPWVRADEMKDRFKLL
- a CDS encoding type IV toxin-antitoxin system AbiEi family antitoxin domain-containing protein, coding for MIHDRRSALSSYMSSLLSAGRVIFSGGEAEAALGVGRGALLDAAERLQRRHHLLNPRQDFYVIVPPQFASWGSPPPNWYIDALMRHEGQAYYVGLLKAAELHGATHQAVMEFQVVSGKRLPKIRAGRNLVVFYYRKDMAAVAGGIEERKTDTGTMRLSGPALTALDLLRYPRAAGGLDNIATVLTDLGEKIDGEQLAALSTAAERPVVQRLGYLLDRLGHGMRAAPMHTALAARCPLSWTELDRTEIRDHDFTPPEQERDPRWQVIVRRMPEVDE